A genomic region of Alicyclobacillus sp. SO9 contains the following coding sequences:
- a CDS encoding SH3 domain-containing protein, with product MNRTLLTSTLPNVTESMLSAQFWFQETGWTHRANDKVDASLQQTYQSYIQKHAQSMFDLVELWESAKAGLGWDDSVPVPPVPPSPRPVLYGADGGLLPEAFWQEVSESIAAAVPVLHTTAADRTEDEQQPLNTPKVHPGFSVRRADVRRYPTQEPGFKGSADKEFDRFQDTALHTFEPVLILLGTSDNDWYYIVSTTYTGWVHARDIAIATDEQFREWARFTQTGRPFIIPLANNVYTQANPYDKTVSQVNLEFAAYIPLAESEHATRVSGEQTAAEGQPVGTPARNQRPVGNQSPIGNQSPTGNLRVYLPVRNDDGRLDIHEAFLSAFSPVHFGFRPYTRFSVVESAFRLLSERYGWGDRFGCHDCASFIMDSYRTVGLQLPRDAGQQEEALPNFLEVPAEAEFAERTELLKELAPGDPLYMPGHTMMYLGYLNGHHYMIHDFAGYVNSEDAALARASDDRTTDASMSETAAEVTSGGDGGLNDTGVQSIPVNEIMVSTLDILTSRRRAYIEELTGVGRLLM from the coding sequence ATGAACAGGACTTTGCTGACCAGTACCTTACCCAACGTCACCGAATCGATGTTGTCTGCTCAGTTTTGGTTTCAGGAAACGGGATGGACCCACCGAGCCAATGACAAAGTCGATGCTTCTTTACAACAAACTTATCAAAGCTACATCCAAAAGCACGCACAGTCTATGTTCGACCTCGTTGAACTGTGGGAGTCCGCGAAAGCAGGGCTGGGATGGGATGACAGCGTGCCCGTACCACCGGTTCCGCCTTCGCCGCGGCCTGTGTTGTATGGGGCAGACGGCGGCCTGCTGCCAGAAGCATTCTGGCAGGAAGTTTCCGAATCCATCGCAGCGGCAGTGCCTGTTTTGCACACGACGGCGGCCGACAGAACTGAGGATGAACAACAGCCTCTCAACACCCCAAAGGTTCATCCAGGCTTTTCTGTACGGCGGGCCGATGTCCGCAGATACCCAACGCAGGAGCCTGGTTTCAAAGGATCCGCCGATAAAGAGTTCGATCGCTTTCAGGACACGGCCCTCCATACCTTCGAACCGGTTCTCATTCTGCTTGGTACCAGCGACAATGACTGGTATTACATTGTCTCGACCACTTACACCGGCTGGGTGCATGCACGGGACATTGCCATTGCAACGGACGAACAGTTCCGGGAATGGGCCCGCTTCACACAAACTGGCCGGCCGTTCATCATCCCCTTGGCAAATAACGTATACACCCAGGCAAACCCGTATGACAAAACCGTCTCGCAGGTAAACCTTGAGTTTGCCGCATATATCCCGCTCGCCGAAAGCGAGCATGCAACCAGGGTCAGCGGTGAGCAGACTGCCGCAGAGGGACAACCTGTTGGGACACCCGCCAGAAATCAGCGTCCCGTTGGAAACCAGAGTCCCATTGGAAACCAGAGTCCCACGGGAAATCTCCGAGTGTATCTGCCTGTACGGAACGACGATGGACGCCTGGACATTCACGAAGCTTTTCTATCTGCGTTCAGCCCGGTTCATTTTGGTTTTAGGCCGTACACACGATTTTCTGTTGTCGAGTCTGCATTTCGGCTGTTGAGCGAACGCTATGGCTGGGGCGACCGTTTCGGGTGTCACGACTGCGCAAGTTTCATCATGGACAGTTACCGAACCGTTGGGCTTCAACTTCCGCGCGATGCCGGGCAACAGGAGGAAGCACTGCCAAATTTCCTCGAGGTTCCAGCTGAAGCCGAGTTTGCTGAGCGCACAGAATTACTGAAGGAGCTTGCACCGGGCGACCCGCTCTATATGCCCGGTCACACCATGATGTACCTAGGTTACTTGAACGGGCACCACTATATGATCCACGACTTTGCAGGCTACGTGAACAGCGAGGATGCAGCGCTGGCTCGAGCGTCAGATGACCGTACCACAGATGCTTCCATGTCAGAGACAGCCGCAGAGGTAACGAGTGGCGGAGACGGCGGTCTGAATGACACAGGTGTCCAGAGCATTCCCGTAAATGAAATCATGGTATCGACACTCGACATCTTGACCAGCCGCCGCCGCGCCTATATTGAGGAGTTGACTGGAGTCGGCCGTCTACTGATGTAG
- a CDS encoding MurR/RpiR family transcriptional regulator, whose amino-acid sequence MMYMPGGGLVRLQESLNSLPESEAKVARFILERPGDFVNMTVQDVSEQSGGSPAAVVRLWKSLGFNGYYEFKLRVASDLQSQSTTKYIELSSDSSFGNILQSIEESAVHSIQNTLRLLSEADVEATASALSRAQRTLVMGVGASGVVADDITQKLIRIGLPVSTAHDFHQGAMLAAQLRTSDVLLVVSYSGATSDVIEVAEVAKGTGATVIALTRFGGTPLSRLADICLHISAIEPQVRVAATASRISALVIVDTVFIYLANMEKDKIYATLEATRNVTARHKIE is encoded by the coding sequence ATGATGTACATGCCAGGCGGGGGACTTGTTCGACTTCAGGAATCCCTGAATAGTCTTCCCGAGTCGGAGGCCAAAGTCGCTCGATTCATCTTGGAGCGTCCAGGAGACTTCGTAAATATGACCGTTCAAGATGTGTCCGAGCAGAGCGGAGGTAGCCCTGCAGCAGTCGTACGCCTGTGGAAATCTCTCGGCTTTAATGGCTACTACGAATTCAAACTACGCGTGGCCAGCGACCTGCAATCACAGTCCACGACAAAATACATTGAACTATCCAGTGACAGTTCTTTTGGAAACATCCTACAATCCATCGAGGAAAGCGCTGTACATTCCATTCAAAACACGCTGCGCCTTCTGAGTGAGGCTGATGTTGAAGCGACAGCAAGCGCACTCAGTCGTGCACAGCGTACCTTGGTCATGGGCGTTGGTGCCTCCGGAGTGGTAGCAGACGACATCACCCAAAAGCTAATCAGAATTGGACTCCCGGTATCAACCGCCCACGACTTTCATCAAGGTGCCATGCTCGCTGCCCAACTGCGTACAAGTGACGTCCTGCTTGTTGTATCATACTCTGGTGCTACTTCTGACGTCATCGAAGTTGCTGAGGTGGCCAAGGGAACTGGTGCCACCGTGATTGCGCTGACCCGGTTTGGCGGAACCCCGCTCAGTCGACTGGCAGATATCTGCCTGCACATCAGCGCCATCGAGCCGCAAGTCCGTGTCGCTGCAACGGCATCCAGAATCTCCGCCCTCGTTATCGTTGACACCGTCTTTATCTATCTTGCCAACATGGAGAAGGATAAGATCTACGCCACCCTCGAAGCGACGCGAAACGTTACCGCACGACACAAGATAGAGTAG
- a CDS encoding exo-beta-N-acetylmuramidase NamZ domain-containing protein: MIRLGIEELLTNQRTLLKGKRVGLVSNYTVTDSNLRPVIRLMADTKDWDLIRLFGPEHGVKNSAKEGEPVDSSVDESTGLTAYSLYGESKRPTSEMLSNLDALVVDLQDIGSRYYTNMNTLAYCLEACAEHGIDCVVPDRPNPINGVSREGNILDMAFQSFVGMHAIPNRHGLTMGELALFINEKLQHPCNLKVVQLVDWHRDMFWPDTAIPFVPPSPNTATFEMCLLYPGTCLFEGVNVSVGRGTAHPFEYIGAPFIKANELTDWFNQQGLPGVRGRPVYFVPTYSQYTGELCEGIALHITDAYSLEPVRTGVVLMQGIAQLYGPSFEFIGLNERDKPFIDLLAGTSRFRDLLVQGRAPDYLIESASNLERFNEEVKAFEIYARGGRG, encoded by the coding sequence ATGATACGACTCGGAATTGAAGAACTGCTGACCAATCAAAGAACGCTGCTGAAAGGAAAAAGGGTAGGATTGGTATCCAATTACACGGTGACAGACAGCAATTTGCGGCCAGTAATACGACTCATGGCAGACACGAAGGATTGGGACCTGATAAGGCTGTTCGGGCCCGAACACGGGGTGAAGAACAGTGCCAAGGAAGGTGAGCCTGTTGACTCTAGTGTTGATGAGTCTACCGGATTGACTGCTTACAGTCTGTATGGCGAGTCCAAGCGACCGACAAGTGAAATGCTGAGTAACTTGGACGCCCTTGTCGTTGACCTGCAGGACATCGGCAGTCGGTACTACACGAATATGAACACGCTGGCTTACTGTTTGGAAGCATGTGCAGAGCATGGGATTGACTGTGTCGTTCCGGATCGGCCCAATCCTATCAATGGAGTGTCACGTGAGGGGAATATTCTTGACATGGCGTTTCAATCCTTTGTCGGAATGCATGCCATTCCCAACCGGCATGGTTTAACCATGGGGGAACTAGCGTTGTTCATCAACGAAAAATTACAGCATCCGTGCAATCTCAAGGTTGTACAGTTGGTTGATTGGCATCGCGACATGTTTTGGCCGGACACGGCCATCCCGTTTGTTCCACCGTCCCCCAATACGGCGACGTTCGAGATGTGTCTCTTGTATCCGGGAACCTGCCTCTTCGAAGGGGTGAATGTCAGTGTTGGACGTGGTACCGCTCATCCTTTCGAGTACATTGGAGCGCCATTTATTAAGGCGAATGAACTGACGGACTGGTTCAATCAACAAGGACTGCCAGGAGTCAGAGGACGCCCTGTGTACTTTGTGCCAACCTACTCTCAGTACACTGGAGAGTTATGCGAAGGAATTGCCCTTCATATAACCGATGCTTATTCATTGGAACCCGTTAGGACGGGAGTTGTCCTCATGCAGGGAATTGCTCAATTATACGGACCATCGTTTGAGTTCATTGGTCTGAATGAGCGCGATAAACCGTTTATCGATTTGCTCGCAGGCACTTCTCGGTTTCGTGACCTTTTGGTACAAGGCCGTGCGCCAGACTACCTCATCGAATCGGCGTCTAATCTTGAGAGGTTCAATGAAGAAGTCAAGGCCTTCGAGATCTATGCCAGGGGAGGAAGAGGATGA
- a CDS encoding PIG-L deacetylase family protein, which yields MTEPKHHILAVGGHAGDLDLTAGAVIAKYTQAGHKATFLHLTPGEKGHPRLQPEDYAKQKIEEAHQFAEIVGANVRFLDYKDAELPVNEEVKYEVADVIREVKPDIIITHWKGSIHKDHENTHWIVQDAHFYAGLQTIERALPAHYAKHLFYADNWEDPYDFQPEVFVDIPEDAYETWVKAMNVYAYARGETYGFPFIEYYKALTIVRGAPAGFKRAQAFAVPRGALTKRVQFFD from the coding sequence ATGACAGAACCGAAGCATCACATTCTGGCTGTCGGCGGCCATGCGGGGGACTTGGATTTGACAGCAGGTGCAGTCATTGCGAAATACACGCAGGCTGGGCATAAAGCAACCTTTCTCCACCTGACACCCGGGGAAAAAGGACATCCGCGTTTGCAACCTGAGGATTATGCGAAACAGAAGATTGAAGAGGCGCATCAATTTGCTGAAATTGTTGGGGCCAATGTGAGGTTCCTGGACTACAAGGACGCAGAACTGCCTGTCAACGAGGAAGTCAAGTATGAGGTTGCGGACGTCATCCGGGAAGTCAAGCCGGATATCATTATCACTCATTGGAAGGGCAGCATTCATAAGGACCATGAGAACACCCATTGGATAGTTCAGGATGCACATTTTTACGCAGGACTACAGACGATTGAACGAGCGTTGCCAGCCCACTACGCAAAGCATCTGTTCTATGCGGATAACTGGGAAGACCCTTATGATTTTCAGCCTGAGGTATTCGTCGATATTCCAGAGGATGCGTATGAAACGTGGGTGAAAGCAATGAATGTGTATGCATACGCCCGCGGGGAAACCTATGGCTTTCCCTTTATCGAGTATTATAAGGCTTTAACCATTGTCAGGGGTGCACCGGCAGGGTTCAAACGTGCCCAAGCCTTTGCTGTCCCCCGAGGAGCACTGACAAAACGTGTACAGTTTTTTGACTGA
- a CDS encoding N-acetylglucosamine kinase, whose translation MELYIGVDGGGTKTEVTLYNPDGQTAVVITGRASNPNTVGIDNAVSVVMSLVCRALAEIERVPAGGNRTEAAECKGEHQPHPVSLDAHLTERVRGLSLCMSGVDRLDQMASLSSRFQAEFPYAKVEVVNDALAALTAGTRGTSGVVVIAGTGSIAAGESWRGRTARAGGYGNLIGDEGSGFDIGRRGIMAAIQYAEHRGPSTQLWDVAQEVFRVREPQEIIPRIYDSVHSIGAVASFARHVLEAVSQDAVALEIVKESARAFVGMTVSVREQLAEEVSNRIVLAGGLFTHTAVLRDAFDSSLRRVWPGVVCEPLTERPSSGAVLRALRAVHQEKMAISKWQQVMAGARRVGR comes from the coding sequence TTGGAACTCTACATCGGTGTAGACGGCGGGGGAACGAAGACGGAGGTGACACTGTACAATCCCGATGGGCAAACCGCGGTTGTTATAACGGGCAGGGCAAGCAACCCAAACACAGTGGGTATCGATAACGCCGTATCGGTAGTGATGTCTCTCGTCTGCAGGGCACTTGCGGAGATAGAACGAGTTCCAGCAGGGGGGAATCGCACTGAGGCGGCAGAATGTAAAGGAGAGCACCAGCCTCATCCGGTATCTCTGGATGCTCACTTGACCGAGCGCGTTCGCGGTCTATCACTGTGTATGTCTGGCGTCGATCGCCTGGACCAGATGGCCTCACTTTCGTCCCGTTTCCAAGCGGAGTTCCCGTATGCAAAGGTGGAGGTTGTGAATGATGCGCTCGCTGCATTAACGGCCGGTACACGAGGGACATCAGGTGTGGTCGTCATTGCGGGGACAGGGAGTATCGCTGCTGGGGAGAGTTGGCGCGGGAGAACTGCGAGAGCGGGTGGGTATGGCAACCTGATTGGCGATGAGGGCAGCGGATTTGATATCGGCAGGCGCGGTATCATGGCTGCCATTCAGTACGCTGAACACCGTGGACCGTCGACGCAACTGTGGGATGTGGCACAGGAAGTTTTTCGAGTTCGAGAACCCCAGGAAATCATTCCTAGGATATATGACTCTGTTCACTCCATCGGAGCCGTAGCGTCTTTCGCCAGACACGTGTTAGAGGCGGTTTCTCAGGACGCGGTGGCACTTGAGATTGTGAAGGAAAGTGCCAGGGCATTCGTTGGCATGACAGTGTCGGTGCGTGAACAGTTAGCTGAGGAAGTTTCGAACCGCATTGTGCTTGCCGGCGGGCTCTTCACGCACACAGCCGTCTTGCGGGACGCTTTCGACAGTTCTCTTCGCAGGGTCTGGCCGGGTGTCGTGTGCGAACCATTAACAGAGCGCCCATCATCAGGAGCCGTGCTGCGAGCCTTGCGAGCGGTCCATCAGGAGAAGATGGCCATTTCGAAGTGGCAGCAGGTGATGGCGGGCGCGAGACGTGTGGGAAGATGA
- a CDS encoding anhydro-N-acetylmuramic acid kinase: MNWQRLHLRSGLVVGMMSGTSGDGVDVALVRFTEDGHSPDNGCGGNNGRQVIFPQMELISSLYVPYSNAQRRQVFELFKPTVSARYVAEMDVEIGKWFGAAAAKLLAEAGVKFEDIVAIGSHGQTVYHAPDRGITVQIGNPAVIAAVTGCSVVSDFRRADVAVGGQGAPLVPYFDYAYFSSRDKTRVVLNIGGISNITVLPQGAGIGQVAAFDTGPGNMLLDALAQTLSDGELAFDCDGQLAAQGTPAAEVIDGWIARDKYVHRTGPKSTGREQYGTEFLSNYQRDMTGMGAADQMATLTQFVARTVAIGIHQAVKDRFELIVSGGGRQNQMLMKWIQEFAQPERLVRPEEQGIPSDMKEAMAFALFAWQFVKGRATNVPSATGAGYPVVLGQWTPSPAAQEGYIWNSTSV; encoded by the coding sequence TTGAACTGGCAGCGTCTACACTTGCGCAGTGGGTTGGTCGTGGGCATGATGTCGGGTACGTCAGGTGACGGTGTGGACGTCGCTCTCGTACGGTTTACGGAGGACGGGCATTCACCTGACAACGGTTGCGGCGGAAACAACGGGAGGCAAGTCATCTTTCCTCAAATGGAACTTATCTCAAGTCTGTATGTTCCCTATTCCAACGCGCAGCGAAGACAAGTATTTGAACTGTTTAAACCAACCGTCTCTGCCCGTTATGTGGCTGAAATGGATGTGGAAATTGGGAAGTGGTTCGGTGCTGCTGCAGCAAAATTGCTGGCAGAAGCAGGCGTGAAGTTCGAGGATATCGTCGCGATTGGATCCCATGGACAGACAGTCTACCATGCGCCGGACCGAGGTATTACCGTTCAGATTGGAAATCCAGCGGTCATCGCGGCAGTTACAGGCTGTTCAGTGGTCTCCGACTTCCGTCGTGCTGATGTGGCTGTTGGCGGTCAGGGAGCACCCTTGGTTCCTTACTTCGACTACGCCTATTTCTCATCTCGTGACAAGACAAGGGTGGTTCTGAATATCGGAGGTATCTCGAATATCACCGTGTTGCCGCAGGGGGCGGGTATTGGCCAAGTGGCAGCTTTCGATACAGGGCCGGGCAACATGCTGCTTGACGCACTTGCGCAGACACTGTCAGACGGGGAACTGGCGTTTGATTGCGATGGACAACTTGCAGCGCAGGGAACGCCAGCGGCTGAAGTGATTGACGGCTGGATTGCACGGGACAAATATGTGCACCGAACAGGACCAAAATCAACTGGAAGAGAGCAGTATGGAACGGAGTTTTTGTCGAACTATCAGCGAGACATGACAGGTATGGGCGCTGCCGATCAGATGGCGACTCTGACCCAGTTTGTTGCGCGGACCGTGGCAATCGGGATTCATCAGGCGGTCAAGGATAGGTTCGAGTTGATTGTTAGCGGCGGCGGGAGGCAGAATCAAATGCTCATGAAGTGGATACAAGAATTTGCACAGCCGGAAAGACTCGTACGGCCCGAAGAACAAGGCATACCCTCCGATATGAAGGAAGCAATGGCGTTTGCACTGTTCGCGTGGCAGTTTGTGAAGGGACGTGCGACGAATGTCCCAAGCGCGACGGGAGCTGGTTATCCGGTTGTATTAGGCCAGTGGACACCCAGTCCGGCTGCACAGGAGGGGTATATTTGGAACTCTACATCGGTGTAG
- the dapG gene encoding aspartate kinase, protein MQILVQKYGGTSVATADARLSALHHIEMAAAQGYRVVVVVSAMGRKGDPFATDTLLSTVDNVDTVNKRDLDILLSCGENISAVVFSSLLKSHGHEVTVMTGQQAGIITDNQFGEARIVDVRPDRILQHLESGEIVIVAGFQGATEEGDITTLGRGGSDTSASALGTAIKAERIEVFTDVEGIMTADPRIVPTARPLQHMTYYDVCNLAYQGAKVIHPRAVEIAMQNKIPIRVRSTFSENAGTEITTNVAILECSVITQRMITGITQKSNVVQIQVTGDIDPSLIFSEMGKNEIGVDLISILPTHVTFIVDNTKAQLAVRVLDEMGYLPKVIEDCAKISVIGTENISSIYGIMAQAISALAKKNIEILQSSDSQSTMWFLVRQEQMRDAVQAIHDAFGMDKCS, encoded by the coding sequence ATGCAGATTCTGGTTCAAAAATACGGCGGCACTTCAGTTGCAACGGCTGATGCCCGTTTATCTGCGCTACATCATATTGAAATGGCAGCAGCCCAAGGCTATCGTGTTGTAGTTGTGGTTTCCGCAATGGGACGCAAGGGGGATCCCTTTGCAACAGACACTTTGCTCAGCACGGTAGACAACGTAGACACAGTAAATAAACGTGATTTAGATATTCTCTTATCGTGCGGAGAAAATATTTCGGCAGTAGTGTTTTCAAGTTTGTTAAAGAGCCATGGCCATGAAGTCACCGTTATGACGGGACAGCAAGCCGGAATTATAACCGACAATCAATTTGGAGAAGCAAGGATAGTTGATGTACGTCCCGACCGCATTTTGCAGCATCTGGAAAGTGGTGAGATTGTCATTGTTGCAGGATTTCAAGGAGCAACTGAAGAGGGGGACATTACAACACTCGGAAGAGGAGGCAGTGATACATCCGCCAGCGCCCTCGGCACGGCGATTAAGGCCGAAAGAATTGAAGTCTTTACAGATGTCGAAGGTATTATGACAGCAGATCCCAGAATTGTCCCAACCGCTCGCCCCCTACAACATATGACATATTACGACGTCTGCAACTTAGCTTATCAAGGTGCAAAAGTAATCCACCCTCGCGCAGTCGAAATTGCAATGCAAAACAAGATACCAATCAGGGTCCGAAGCACTTTCTCAGAGAATGCAGGAACAGAAATTACAACCAATGTTGCCATTCTCGAATGCTCTGTCATAACACAGAGAATGATTACAGGCATCACTCAGAAATCAAATGTAGTCCAAATTCAAGTCACAGGGGACATAGACCCATCACTGATATTCTCTGAGATGGGCAAAAACGAGATTGGCGTTGACCTCATTTCCATCTTACCAACCCACGTAACGTTTATTGTAGACAACACCAAAGCACAACTGGCAGTTCGTGTTTTGGACGAGATGGGCTATCTGCCTAAAGTCATTGAGGATTGTGCCAAAATATCGGTCATTGGAACCGAAAACATATCTAGTATCTATGGCATCATGGCCCAAGCTATATCAGCCCTTGCAAAGAAGAACATAGAAATCTTGCAATCATCTGATTCCCAAAGCACAATGTGGTTTTTAGTTCGGCAAGAGCAGATGAGAGATGCCGTCCAGGCGATACACGACGCTTTTGGGATGGATAAATGTTCTTGA
- a CDS encoding aspartate kinase: MKLIVQKYGGTSVASHESRLAAARHIEEAVDAGYGVAVIVSAMGRKGDPYATDTLLGTVSHSQVTTKRDLDMLISCGEAISAVVFASLLRSRGHQVTVLSGQQAGIITNNDYGDARILDIQPTLVTDALQRREIVVLMGFQGVTEDGDITTLGRGGSDTTATALGAVLNADYVEIFTDVDGVMTADPKLVPNASVISNISYAESFGLCSHGAQIIHPRAVQMAMQKNVPIRVRGTKSDSRGTIINNTSVAEDAPLEETEKQEITGITQESDLTQMSFDGHHVSKSDVLSTVVESGLSVEFFSTNQESLSFVVSELYVEPSLKALKEKGIVPEKTSECAKIAIVYTDFANKANLLRRVIEIFLKLDIEVHSSGDSHSAMWFLVDKKHMGTCVNELHKEFFALDDASVLVGS, from the coding sequence GTGAAACTTATAGTCCAAAAATACGGTGGAACTTCGGTTGCCTCTCACGAGAGTCGTCTGGCCGCAGCAAGGCACATTGAGGAGGCCGTCGATGCTGGTTATGGAGTAGCGGTCATCGTATCGGCAATGGGACGAAAAGGGGATCCCTACGCTACAGATACGCTGCTCGGTACAGTTAGTCATTCTCAAGTGACGACTAAGCGGGACTTGGATATGCTGATATCCTGTGGAGAGGCTATCAGTGCAGTGGTGTTTGCAAGTCTGCTTCGAAGCAGAGGGCACCAAGTCACTGTCCTAAGTGGTCAGCAAGCAGGAATTATTACAAACAACGATTATGGCGATGCTCGTATTCTTGACATTCAACCAACCCTCGTTACAGATGCATTACAAAGACGAGAAATCGTGGTTTTGATGGGCTTTCAAGGCGTGACAGAAGATGGAGACATCACTACTCTGGGGCGGGGCGGAAGCGATACTACGGCAACGGCCCTTGGAGCTGTACTCAACGCAGATTATGTTGAGATTTTTACGGATGTAGATGGTGTTATGACAGCGGATCCTAAACTTGTACCGAACGCCTCTGTTATTTCTAATATCTCGTATGCGGAGAGTTTTGGGTTGTGCTCTCATGGAGCCCAAATCATCCATCCTCGGGCGGTTCAAATGGCCATGCAAAAGAACGTTCCCATCAGGGTGCGGGGGACAAAGTCTGACAGCAGGGGTACGATTATTAACAACACCTCAGTTGCGGAAGATGCTCCATTAGAAGAAACAGAGAAACAAGAGATAACAGGTATAACCCAAGAGTCAGACCTAACGCAAATGTCTTTCGATGGCCATCACGTATCCAAATCTGATGTGCTGTCCACCGTGGTGGAATCTGGCTTGAGTGTGGAATTTTTCAGCACCAATCAAGAGAGTTTAAGTTTTGTCGTTTCAGAGTTATACGTGGAACCATCTTTGAAAGCTCTGAAGGAAAAGGGTATTGTACCTGAAAAAACCTCAGAGTGCGCGAAAATAGCTATTGTATATACTGATTTCGCAAATAAAGCGAATTTATTACGCCGAGTAATTGAAATATTTTTAAAATTGGATATAGAGGTGCATTCATCTGGGGATTCTCATTCTGCAATGTGGTTTCTGGTCGATAAAAAGCATATGGGAACATGCGTGAATGAACTACATAAAGAATTCTTCGCGTTAGATGATGCATCGGTACTCGTGGGTTCGTAG
- a CDS encoding ACT domain-containing protein has product MLEDPYYLIRGSHLPEVMKKTVQVTELLQFGKATNVQDAVRQVGMSRSAYYKYRDVVKPFYSAVQGQIVTIALTLRHVPGVLSEVLNTLFYNKANILTIDQSLPLQDVATVVVSIETRDMSNIDDVLDLLQEIDGVMQVKFVGQS; this is encoded by the coding sequence ATGTTGGAGGATCCTTATTATCTGATTCGTGGATCGCATCTTCCTGAAGTCATGAAGAAGACGGTGCAAGTGACGGAACTTCTTCAATTCGGGAAAGCGACCAACGTGCAGGATGCAGTTCGTCAGGTTGGAATGTCACGAAGTGCCTATTATAAATACAGAGACGTCGTGAAGCCGTTTTATTCGGCGGTTCAAGGACAGATTGTGACCATCGCGCTGACGTTAAGGCATGTACCTGGTGTTCTTTCCGAAGTTCTAAATACTCTCTTTTATAACAAAGCCAATATTCTAACCATTGATCAGTCGTTACCTTTACAGGATGTGGCGACGGTGGTTGTTTCAATTGAGACTCGTGACATGTCCAATATTGATGATGTACTAGACTTGCTTCAAGAAATTGACGGTGTCATGCAAGTCAAGTTTGTTGGCCAGAGTTAA
- a CDS encoding GNAT family N-acetyltransferase: MIRHYRSGDEDGIVSLWNLACPEDPVSMDLFARRVLVDPNFDAEGLLIYEESGNILGFTLCILRKLPLSGLDIEPENGWITAFFVHPDHQRNKMGTQLFAAAEHFFKKRDRKFVLFASYAPNYFVPGIDTQRYPAAHAFLEKQGYKLLYSPAAMDRNLVNYRIPDDVLKLEEVRRQEGYVFEYLTPKYMTQVVEFNDSKFNPDWARAVREAVAQGVPWNRMFVAHKDEKVVGFCMYGAYDGVGERFGPFGVDEELRGTGLGKILLYKCLYDMKAKGLHNAWFLWTGEKSPAGYLYYRAGFAVSRHFDVMRKELK; encoded by the coding sequence ATGATCAGACACTATCGAAGCGGTGATGAGGACGGCATCGTGAGTCTTTGGAATCTGGCATGTCCAGAAGACCCAGTCTCAATGGACCTGTTTGCGAGGCGGGTTTTGGTCGATCCCAACTTTGATGCAGAGGGTCTTCTTATCTATGAGGAAAGTGGGAACATCCTCGGGTTCACACTGTGTATCCTCCGGAAACTGCCGCTTTCCGGATTAGATATTGAACCGGAGAATGGATGGATCACCGCGTTCTTCGTGCATCCAGACCACCAAAGGAACAAAATGGGCACACAATTGTTCGCGGCAGCGGAACATTTTTTCAAGAAACGGGATCGAAAATTCGTGTTGTTCGCATCTTATGCGCCGAATTATTTTGTGCCCGGAATCGACACACAGCGGTATCCTGCGGCACACGCATTTCTGGAGAAACAAGGCTACAAACTGTTGTATTCACCGGCAGCAATGGACCGAAATCTTGTGAACTACAGGATTCCTGACGATGTGTTGAAACTGGAGGAGGTCAGACGACAAGAAGGCTATGTGTTTGAGTACCTTACGCCAAAATACATGACTCAGGTTGTTGAATTTAACGATTCAAAGTTCAATCCAGACTGGGCGAGGGCTGTTCGTGAAGCTGTGGCTCAAGGAGTGCCCTGGAACCGGATGTTTGTGGCGCATAAGGATGAAAAAGTTGTTGGGTTTTGCATGTACGGAGCCTATGACGGTGTCGGAGAACGGTTCGGACCCTTTGGTGTAGACGAGGAACTGCGTGGTACCGGTTTAGGAAAAATTCTTCTCTATAAGTGCCTGTATGACATGAAGGCCAAGGGTCTTCATAACGCATGGTTTTTATGGACAGGAGAGAAGAGTCCGGCAGGATACCTCTATTACCGCGCTGGATTCGCTGTTTCAAGGCACTTTGACGTCATGCGTAAAGAGTTGAAATAA